From Medicago truncatula cultivar Jemalong A17 chromosome 7, MtrunA17r5.0-ANR, whole genome shotgun sequence, a single genomic window includes:
- the LOC25499443 gene encoding uncharacterized protein has translation MQRHQQPITEMQKGRITDLSKRLDEGLFKAALTKDDYMNLDTLESRLSNFLRQATMHNHNKQSPQLVSSSPMGTMIPTPGMSYGPNSSMAVAPSIDASMISSSGCNSIVPTSFNSPNMLPAGGMLGSSKVHKDVCTKVLQLSTETPKDSDMDTVSGSIYSTDQLEEFVSKLAAHSHLNSLVSTCSSSALSQNSNAQKISEIMQKLKPLVSKDLDSIMSTTGVVEEISSLVKDLNEIKDHLSFADFGTFSAVQMAIGRFENIKLALSNYHGVHQEQQEVCGCIQELIQHRTNVNGKHEELNQRKQQVSNRIIVLRHDLQEAEKELQTILADKKTNTASGKHIESKINEEYSKGVNLMTKMSSIETEYHSALSKKASLAEHWAYVQACFFPKSV, from the exons ATGCAACGGCATCAACAGCCAATTACTGAAATGCAGAAAGGGAGGATTACAGATCTTTCAAAACGCCTGGACGAGGGCCTGTTCAAAGCTGCTCTCACGAAG GATGACTACATGAACTTGGATACACTAGAGAGTCGTTTATCTAATTTCCTCCGACAAGCAACTATGCATAATCACAACAAACAGTCTCCTCAGCTTGTTAGCTCTTCTCCGATGGGTACAATGATACCAACCCCTGGTATGTCGTATGGTCCAAACTCAAGCATGGCAGTTGCACCTTCTATAGACGCCTCAATGATTTCTTCCAGTGGGTGTAATAGCATAGTACCAACATCTTTCAATAGTCCAAATATGTTACCTGCAGGCGGCATGCTTGGCAGTTCCAAAGTTCACAAAGATGTATGCACCAAG GTGTTACAATTATCTACTGAAACTCCCAAGGATTCTGATATGGACACTGTTAGTGGGAGCATTTATTCGACTGATCAACTAGAAGAGTTTGTGTCAAAACTCGCTGCCCACAGTCACTTGAATTCGTTGGTATCTACCTGCTCCTCTAGTGCCCTGTCTCAAAACTCGAATGCCCAAAAAATTTCAGAAATTATGCAAAAACTGAAACCTTTGGTGAGCAAGGATCTTGACTCAATCATGTCCACCACTGGAGTTGTCGAAGAAATATCTTCGTTGGTGAAAGATTTAAATGAAATCAAAGATCACCTCAGTTTTGCCGATTTTGGGACGTTTTCTGCAGTTCAGATGGCTATTGGTCGTTTTGAGAACATCAAACTTGCTCTATCCAATTATCATGGTGTGCATCAAGAACAACAGGAAGTTTGTGGGTGTATTCAAGAATTGATACAGCATCGAACAAATGTGAATGGTAAGCATGAGGAACTTAACCAAAGAAAACAACAAGTCTCTAACCGCATCATTGTTCTTCGTCATGATCTTCAAGAAGCAGAAAAGGAACTACAGACAATATTGGCTGATAAGAAAACCAACACAGCATCTGGAAAACACATTGAGTCCAAAATCAATGAAGAATATTCAAAAGGAGTCAACCTCATGACCAAGATGTCGTCCATTGAAACTGAATATCATTCTGCTCTGAGTAAGAAAGCCTCTCTAGCTGAACATTGGGCCTATGTTCAAGCTTGTTTCTTTCCAAAATCAGTTTAA